Proteins from one Flammeovirgaceae bacterium genomic window:
- a CDS encoding rhodanese-like domain-containing protein — protein sequence MEKGATLFLFLIFAFVAGDRARAQTDFDRKLNSLYRHTVPLVRPSGLKQAMGKGENVVLLDARTKEEYTVSHLPSARYVGFKKFDMDGVQQIDKDAMIVVYCTVGYRSEKIGEKLLGMGFTHVKNLYGGILQWANEGLPLLNGQNEPTDSVHTYSRGWGTWLQRGTKVY from the coding sequence ATGGAAAAAGGCGCGACCCTCTTTTTGTTTTTGATTTTTGCGTTTGTTGCAGGCGACCGCGCACGGGCACAAACCGATTTTGACAGGAAATTAAATTCCCTCTATCGCCATACCGTACCCTTGGTACGACCCTCCGGCCTCAAACAGGCAATGGGGAAAGGGGAGAATGTTGTATTGCTGGATGCCCGCACAAAAGAAGAATATACCGTGAGCCACCTGCCGAGTGCACGGTATGTGGGTTTCAAAAAATTTGACATGGACGGTGTTCAACAAATTGATAAGGATGCCATGATTGTGGTGTACTGCACGGTAGGGTACCGCAGCGAAAAGATAGGGGAGAAGCTTTTGGGCATGGGCTTCACCCATGTGAAAAATTTGTATGGGGGCATTCTTCAATGGGCCAATGAGGGCCTGCCCTTGTTGAATGGCCAAAACGAGCCTACCGATAGTGTACACACTTACTCGCGCGGTTGGGGCACCTGGTTGCAACGGGGAACAAAGGTATATTAG
- a CDS encoding DUF2029 domain-containing protein, with translation MLWVSLMAYAAMAYGVPRHETALLFALYFLLFAIYLWVLKTASGNEVKFWIAASVLWRLSMLLATPALSDDVYRFIWDGRLLANGYHPFAELPGYYLQKGFDIPGIGQSLYSQLNSPHYFSIYPPFAQYIFWASAVVSPQSALGSMVVMRVFIIAAEVGGIFLLQALLERFNASKKNTLIYALNPLVVIELTGNLHFEAFVVFFLLLALYLLVHAKVWQAGVAFAFSIASKLLPAIFLPLFLIRLGLKRSLIFYGLVLMATGLLSFPLLDGGALPGLGESFALYFKKFEFNASIYYLVREYGFWAYGYNIIQTAGWKLGLVSTIIILVVSFWPIRPVDKGRALSDVPLTMMWALLAYFLFTTTLHPWYIAPLLMLSVFTKYRFVVVWTAMVFLTYAGYTATGFSENLYLVLLEYVVVIGYLVYEWIWKKARPSFCF, from the coding sequence ATGCTGTGGGTTTCCCTGATGGCGTATGCGGCCATGGCATACGGGGTGCCCCGCCATGAAACGGCCCTACTGTTCGCGCTGTATTTTTTGTTGTTTGCCATTTATCTTTGGGTTTTAAAAACAGCTTCCGGTAACGAAGTGAAGTTTTGGATTGCCGCTTCGGTGTTGTGGAGGCTTTCCATGTTGTTGGCCACGCCTGCGTTGTCCGATGATGTTTACCGTTTTATTTGGGATGGCAGGCTTTTGGCAAATGGTTACCATCCTTTTGCCGAGCTGCCGGGATACTATTTGCAAAAGGGCTTTGACATTCCAGGTATAGGCCAATCCCTGTATTCCCAATTGAACAGCCCTCATTACTTTAGCATCTATCCCCCTTTTGCCCAGTACATATTTTGGGCTTCGGCCGTAGTGTCGCCCCAATCCGCCCTCGGAAGCATGGTGGTGATGAGGGTTTTTATTATTGCCGCTGAGGTGGGTGGCATCTTCCTCCTCCAGGCCTTGTTGGAACGGTTTAATGCCAGTAAAAAGAACACCTTGATCTATGCGCTTAACCCCCTGGTGGTGATAGAGCTGACGGGCAACCTTCACTTTGAGGCTTTTGTTGTTTTTTTCTTACTGTTGGCCCTTTACCTGCTGGTGCACGCGAAAGTATGGCAGGCAGGGGTGGCCTTTGCGTTTTCCATCGCCTCAAAATTGTTGCCTGCCATTTTCCTTCCCCTTTTTTTAATCCGGTTGGGGCTAAAGCGGTCCCTCATCTTTTATGGATTGGTATTGATGGCCACGGGCTTGCTCTCTTTTCCATTGCTGGATGGTGGGGCGTTGCCGGGGTTGGGTGAGAGTTTTGCTTTGTATTTTAAAAAATTTGAATTCAATGCCAGCATCTATTACCTGGTGCGGGAGTATGGCTTTTGGGCCTATGGCTACAATATCATCCAAACCGCAGGATGGAAGCTTGGCCTCGTTTCGACAATTATTATACTGGTTGTTTCGTTTTGGCCGATTAGGCCCGTTGACAAAGGCCGGGCCTTGTCCGATGTTCCCCTAACGATGATGTGGGCCCTGCTGGCCTATTTTCTGTTCACCACCACCTTGCACCCCTGGTACATTGCCCCTTTGTTGATGCTTTCCGTTTTTACGAAGTACCGTTTTGTGGTGGTGTGGACCGCCATGGTTTTTTTGACCTATGCCGGCTACACGGCCACCGGGTTTTCTGAAAACCTATACCTAGTCCTGCTGGAGTATGTTGTTGTTATTGGCTACCTTGTATATGAATGGATATGGAAAAAGGCGCGACCCTCTTTTTGTTTTTGA